One segment of Pantoea sp. Lij88 DNA contains the following:
- a CDS encoding LacI family DNA-binding transcriptional regulator — MQQLKAVVSAQDVADRAGVSRSAVSRTFTPGASVSEATRQRVMKAAEELGYHVNHLARGLVRNRSGIVCLIASEVDTPYRASLVRWMTQYLQEAGKVAMLINTDRSDARVSAALQQAINFRADASIILSGMPDSGITRLCYKHGQHLVLINRDESLPGTLNINLDSRPAAEMAVNAFVRAGCSRIAFVNSLAGTPSLLKREADFLAAAQKAGVTVQVERFGSTSYESGQILAQRLLTRKVRPDAVYCATDLLACGFMDEARHRFALRIPDDLCIMGHDNIPQSGWASYNLTTFAQPVELFARDAIAWLVETEAQPDTLMPKNEQQQERRIYPVDVVWRGSVRGG; from the coding sequence ATGCAGCAGCTTAAAGCGGTGGTGAGTGCGCAGGATGTCGCTGACCGGGCGGGCGTCTCCCGTTCAGCGGTCTCCCGCACCTTTACACCAGGGGCCAGCGTGTCGGAGGCTACCCGTCAGCGGGTGATGAAAGCGGCAGAAGAGCTGGGCTATCACGTCAATCATCTGGCACGCGGCCTGGTGCGCAACCGCAGCGGTATCGTCTGCTTGATTGCCTCCGAGGTGGACACGCCCTACCGTGCCAGCCTGGTGCGCTGGATGACCCAGTACCTGCAGGAAGCGGGAAAAGTGGCGATGCTGATCAACACCGACCGTTCGGATGCGCGGGTTTCCGCTGCGCTGCAGCAGGCGATTAATTTCCGCGCCGACGCCTCGATTATTCTCTCCGGTATGCCGGACAGCGGCATTACCCGACTCTGCTACAAGCACGGTCAGCATCTGGTGCTGATTAACCGCGACGAGTCCCTGCCCGGCACGCTCAATATTAATCTCGACTCCCGCCCCGCCGCCGAAATGGCGGTTAACGCTTTTGTCCGGGCGGGCTGCAGTCGCATCGCCTTTGTGAATTCACTGGCGGGCACGCCGAGCCTGCTGAAGCGTGAAGCGGATTTTCTGGCAGCGGCGCAGAAAGCAGGCGTCACGGTGCAGGTGGAGCGGTTCGGCTCGACCTCCTATGAAAGCGGACAGATTCTGGCCCAGCGACTGCTGACCCGTAAAGTCCGTCCCGATGCGGTTTATTGCGCCACCGACCTGCTCGCCTGCGGGTTTATGGATGAGGCGCGTCACCGCTTTGCGCTGCGCATCCCGGACGATCTCTGCATCATGGGACACGACAACATTCCGCAGTCGGGCTGGGCCTCATACAACCTCACGACCTTTGCCCAGCCGGTGGAGCTGTTCGCCCGCGATGCGATTGCCTGGCTGGTGGAGACGGAAGCGCAACCGGACACACTGATGCCAAAAAATGAACAGCAGCAGGAGCGCAGAATATATCCGGTGGATGTGGTCTGGCGGGGTTCGGTTCGCGGCGGCTAA
- a CDS encoding SDR family oxidoreductase: MATSTNKTLDLDQFPKPPFEDQPQQAPGLASKMIPVPDHGETSYRGTGRLTGRKALITGGDSGIGRAVAIAYAREGADVVINYLPEEQPDADEVIKLIEAEGRKVFAIPGDIRSEEFCQQLVKDAADKLGGLDILVNNAGRQQFNESIRTLSTEDFDATFKTNVYAMFWITKAALEYLPRGASIINTSSVQAFKPSDILLDYAQTKAAIVAFTKSLAKQLGGDGIRVNAVAPGPYWTVLQSSGGQPMEKVKQFGADTPMGRPGQPVEIAPLYVTLASTESSYSSGQVWCSDGGTGTL, translated from the coding sequence ATGGCTACATCGACTAACAAGACGCTCGATCTGGATCAATTTCCTAAGCCTCCCTTTGAGGATCAGCCACAACAGGCGCCAGGCCTTGCCAGCAAGATGATCCCGGTTCCCGACCACGGTGAAACCAGCTATCGCGGCACGGGCCGACTGACCGGTCGCAAGGCGCTCATCACCGGTGGTGACTCCGGTATTGGCCGCGCAGTCGCTATCGCTTATGCCCGTGAAGGCGCAGACGTGGTCATTAACTATCTGCCGGAAGAACAGCCCGACGCCGATGAAGTGATTAAATTAATCGAAGCGGAAGGCCGTAAAGTTTTCGCTATTCCTGGCGACATCCGTTCTGAAGAATTCTGTCAGCAGCTGGTTAAAGACGCCGCCGATAAATTAGGCGGTCTGGATATTCTGGTTAATAACGCCGGTCGCCAGCAATTTAATGAGTCCATTCGTACGCTGAGTACGGAAGATTTTGACGCGACATTTAAAACCAACGTTTACGCTATGTTCTGGATCACCAAAGCGGCGCTGGAATATCTGCCACGCGGTGCGTCGATTATTAATACCTCGTCGGTACAGGCGTTTAAACCCAGCGATATTCTGCTGGACTATGCGCAGACGAAAGCGGCCATTGTCGCCTTCACCAAATCCCTGGCGAAGCAGCTGGGTGGCGACGGTATCCGGGTCAACGCCGTGGCGCCAGGTCCATACTGGACCGTGCTGCAGTCCAGCGGCGGACAGCCGATGGAGAAAGTGAAGCAGTTTGGTGCTGATACCCCGATGGGCCGTCCGGGCCAGCCGGTGGAGATCGCCCCACTCTACGTCACCCTGGCCTCAACCGAGAGCAGCTACTCCTCCGGTCAGGTCTGGTGCTCTGATGGCGGCACCGGCACGCTGTAA
- the hipB gene encoding type II toxin-antitoxin system antitoxin HipB, with amino-acid sequence MIYSPLQLANRLKLIRQRNGWTQSELAKKVGLKQATISHFENAPDSTSLATLFKLLQALEVSLDVQEKEEVTAPPVHGEDEW; translated from the coding sequence ATGATATATAGCCCGCTACAGCTGGCGAACCGGCTGAAGCTTATCCGCCAGCGCAATGGCTGGACCCAGAGTGAGCTGGCGAAAAAGGTGGGCCTGAAACAGGCCACCATCTCTCACTTTGAAAATGCGCCTGACAGCACTTCGCTGGCCACCCTGTTTAAGCTGTTACAGGCGCTGGAAGTGAGTCTGGACGTTCAGGAGAAAGAGGAGGTCACAGCACCTCCCGTGCATGGTGAGGATGAGTGGTAA
- a CDS encoding type II toxin-antitoxin system HipA family toxin gives MKRLVAWMNGERVGVLTRQRNGAHEFQYDTGWLSNPLSRPLSLSMPLQVKAITSHAVINFFDNLLPDSPLIRDRIVARYQIKSRQPFDLLQEVGRDSVGATMLLPPDMPLPALQARFEVLDEARLESVLSAYQSDIPLGMLREETDFRISVAGAQEKTALLLTEEGWSIPAGATPTSHIIKLPIGEIKQPAATLDMRESVENEYLCLALARALGIDVPQATIIRAGKMRALAVERFDRRWSRDKSRLIRLPQEDFCQALGLPSSTKYESDGGPGIAEIMQILMGSSKAIEDRYRFMLFQVFQWLIGATDGHAKNFSLFIERGGSYRLTPFYDVISAYPVLGGTGLNKRALKLAMGLRATKGKKTEIDKIFPRHFIATAKQVSFDRDSLQQIFDFFINAFPQAVVSVRDALPADFPQHIADAIFSHSLIMLERLRHTE, from the coding sequence ATGAAAAGGCTTGTTGCGTGGATGAACGGCGAACGGGTGGGCGTGCTGACGCGGCAGCGAAACGGCGCTCATGAGTTTCAGTATGATACCGGCTGGCTGAGTAATCCGCTTTCCAGGCCGCTGTCACTCTCGATGCCGTTGCAGGTTAAGGCGATTACCTCACATGCCGTGATTAACTTCTTCGACAACCTGCTGCCGGATAGCCCCCTGATTCGCGACAGAATCGTGGCGCGCTACCAGATAAAATCCCGTCAGCCGTTTGATCTGTTGCAGGAAGTGGGACGTGACAGCGTCGGGGCAACCATGCTGCTGCCGCCCGATATGCCGCTGCCCGCCCTGCAGGCCCGTTTTGAGGTGCTGGATGAAGCCCGGCTCGAAAGCGTGCTGTCGGCCTATCAGTCCGATATTCCGTTAGGGATGCTGCGTGAAGAGACCGATTTCCGCATCTCAGTCGCGGGGGCGCAGGAGAAAACCGCGCTGCTGCTGACGGAAGAGGGCTGGAGCATTCCTGCCGGTGCCACGCCCACCTCGCACATTATTAAGCTGCCGATCGGTGAGATTAAACAACCGGCCGCGACGCTGGATATGCGTGAAAGCGTAGAGAATGAGTATCTCTGCCTGGCGCTGGCCCGCGCACTGGGTATCGACGTGCCGCAGGCGACCATTATCCGGGCCGGAAAGATGCGTGCCCTGGCCGTTGAGCGCTTTGACCGGCGCTGGTCACGTGATAAATCCCGGCTGATTCGCCTGCCACAGGAGGATTTCTGTCAGGCGCTGGGACTGCCTTCGTCCACCAAATATGAGTCAGACGGCGGGCCGGGCATTGCGGAGATCATGCAGATACTGATGGGATCGAGTAAAGCCATTGAAGATCGCTATCGCTTTATGCTGTTTCAGGTGTTTCAGTGGCTGATTGGCGCCACCGACGGCCACGCCAAGAACTTCTCACTGTTTATTGAGCGCGGCGGCAGTTATCGACTGACACCCTTTTATGATGTGATCTCGGCATACCCGGTGCTGGGCGGGACCGGCCTGAATAAGCGTGCGCTGAAACTGGCGATGGGACTGCGTGCCACTAAGGGGAAGAAGACAGAAATCGACAAAATCTTCCCGCGCCATTTTATCGCTACAGCAAAACAGGTGAGTTTTGATCGTGACAGCCTGCAGCAGATCTTCGACTTCTTTATTAACGCGTTTCCCCAGGCGGTGGTCTCGGTGCGCGATGCTTTACCAGCCGATTTTCCGCAGCACATCGCCGACGCTATTTTCAGCCATTCACTGATTATGCTGGAGCGGTTGCGGCACACAGAGTGA
- a CDS encoding type II toxin-antitoxin system MqsA family antitoxin has product MKCPGCEGEAFVYATRDVSLNTGNPDDVVPDVKGDHCIRCGAVIMNAGTAEHYPEKAEALENAGVPVK; this is encoded by the coding sequence ATGAAGTGTCCGGGATGTGAAGGAGAGGCGTTTGTGTACGCCACGCGTGATGTCAGTCTGAATACGGGTAATCCGGATGACGTGGTGCCGGATGTGAAGGGCGATCACTGCATTCGCTGTGGCGCGGTGATTATGAATGCCGGCACGGCGGAGCACTATCCCGAAAAGGCCGAAGCGCTGGAAAATGCAGGCGTGCCTGTCAAATAA
- a CDS encoding inositol monophosphatase family protein has translation MESQEIMARLALAEAVAREGGATALSYFNRRDTLVVETKYDLQDVVSIADREVEQLIASRIRDAFPDDGFLGEESGLQAGTSDYTWVVDPIDGTSPFLNGMPSWCVSVAVLRGDVPVIGVIFAPTYEECYVAALGQGATLNGRRLQVDPTRTLQNHVTGFGANSYVSPQQVGEIVAALLSAGGNFIRIGSGALMLAWVAAGRVVGYYEPYMHAWDCLAGYCLVKEAGGWYHPFNTEGDRITKGAQVLAVAPGAEADLRRIAGL, from the coding sequence ATGGAATCGCAGGAAATAATGGCGCGACTGGCTTTAGCGGAAGCCGTGGCCCGCGAAGGTGGCGCGACCGCGTTATCGTACTTTAACCGCCGCGACACGCTGGTGGTGGAGACCAAATACGATTTGCAGGATGTGGTGTCGATTGCCGACCGTGAAGTGGAGCAGCTGATCGCCAGCCGTATCCGGGATGCGTTTCCCGATGATGGCTTTCTGGGTGAGGAGTCGGGTCTGCAGGCGGGAACCTCTGACTATACCTGGGTGGTTGATCCGATCGATGGCACCAGCCCGTTTCTCAATGGGATGCCGAGCTGGTGTGTTTCCGTCGCGGTACTGCGCGGCGATGTACCGGTCATCGGGGTGATTTTCGCCCCCACCTATGAGGAGTGCTACGTGGCAGCACTGGGGCAGGGCGCGACGCTGAACGGTCGTCGTCTGCAGGTCGATCCCACACGCACGCTGCAAAACCACGTCACCGGCTTTGGGGCCAACAGCTATGTCAGTCCGCAGCAGGTGGGCGAGATTGTGGCAGCACTGCTGTCGGCGGGCGGTAACTTTATCCGCATTGGCTCGGGCGCGCTGATGCTGGCGTGGGTCGCCGCCGGTCGGGTCGTGGGGTACTACGAACCTTATATGCACGCCTGGGATTGCCTGGCGGGTTACTGCCTGGTGAAAGAGGCGGGCGGCTGGTATCACCCGTTCAACACCGAAGGCGACCGCATCACCAAAGGGGCGCAGGTTCTTGCTGTCGCGCCTGGGGCCGAGGCGGACCTGCGGCGCATCGCGGGTTTGTGA
- a CDS encoding iron ABC transporter permease — protein MNAHNRRLTGALLAGAIALTLLPWYSLEQGFFSGDWLFSFWGDENNAPALGQLTLHRWLSIAVAMWLLSAASVLVPPGHTRSTLLLLFSVAGILFLVLEGHAIGFSGWSWLWLETLFGPLAQGQPAMGAGALLLLTVFLLIFAFALAERGVLKGDAFVVASIVLLVALVTTFVLYPVLSLFVASVQDIDGSFKPDGLIANMQDPAIWSLSCFTGGTCGTAWRTLGLALMTASGSTLLGLAFALAATRTSLPCKKALRMLTILPIITPPFVIGLALILLFGRSGVVTESLATLFGIEPGRWLYGMTGIWIAQVLSFTPIAFLVLIGVVEGVSPSLEEASQTLRASRWRTFSRISLPLMAPGLANAFLISFIESMADFGNPMVLGGSHGVLSTEIFFSVVGAQNDPSRAAVLAMILLGFTLTAFLVQRVWLSGKSFATVTGKGDGGRHVMLPRPVRYSVYGMVIPWGLFTLVIYGMIMIGGFVQSWGLNNNLTLDHYIRAFSISVNQGQLVWSGVAWNSFWTTLEIALIAAPLTAIVGLLTAWLIVRQKFAGRQTFEFMLMLSFAIPGTVIGVSYVMAYNLPPLEITGTAMILIACFVFRNMPVGVRGGIAAMSQLDKSLDEASLTLGANSFRTLRKVVLPLLKPAISAALVYAFVRAITSISAVIFLVSAQYNMATSYIVGLVENGEYGVAIAYSSVLIVVMLLVIGLFQLLVGERRLRRATQPAVIVAAPSASTLTQERAV, from the coding sequence ATGAATGCGCACAATCGTCGCTTAACCGGCGCGCTGCTGGCGGGAGCCATCGCGCTGACGCTGCTGCCCTGGTATAGCCTGGAGCAGGGCTTCTTCAGTGGGGACTGGCTGTTCAGCTTTTGGGGTGATGAGAACAACGCACCGGCGCTGGGGCAGCTCACGTTACACCGCTGGCTGAGCATCGCCGTGGCGATGTGGCTGCTCTCTGCGGCCAGCGTTTTAGTGCCGCCCGGCCACACGCGCAGCACGCTGCTGCTGCTGTTCAGCGTCGCGGGCATCCTGTTTCTGGTACTGGAAGGGCATGCCATCGGATTCAGCGGCTGGAGCTGGCTGTGGCTGGAGACTCTCTTTGGCCCGCTGGCACAGGGGCAACCGGCGATGGGTGCGGGTGCACTGCTGTTGCTGACCGTATTTTTACTGATCTTCGCCTTTGCGCTGGCAGAGCGTGGCGTGCTGAAAGGCGATGCCTTTGTAGTGGCGTCGATTGTGCTGCTGGTGGCGCTGGTGACGACCTTTGTGCTCTATCCGGTGCTGAGCCTGTTTGTCGCCTCGGTGCAGGATATTGATGGCAGCTTCAAACCGGACGGACTGATTGCCAATATGCAGGACCCGGCCATCTGGAGTCTCTCCTGTTTCACCGGTGGCACCTGCGGTACCGCCTGGCGCACGCTGGGACTGGCGCTGATGACCGCCAGTGGTTCTACACTGCTGGGCCTGGCGTTTGCGCTGGCGGCCACGCGCACCTCGCTGCCGTGCAAGAAAGCGCTGCGGATGCTGACCATTCTGCCGATTATCACGCCGCCATTTGTTATCGGGCTGGCGCTGATCCTGCTGTTTGGCCGCTCCGGCGTGGTGACAGAATCCCTGGCGACGCTGTTCGGTATCGAGCCGGGCCGCTGGCTCTATGGCATGACTGGCATCTGGATTGCGCAGGTGCTGTCATTTACCCCAATCGCGTTCCTGGTGCTGATTGGTGTGGTCGAGGGCGTCAGCCCGTCACTGGAAGAGGCATCACAGACCCTGCGTGCCAGCCGCTGGCGCACGTTCTCCCGCATCTCGCTGCCGCTGATGGCGCCAGGGCTGGCCAACGCTTTCTTGATTAGCTTTATCGAAAGCATGGCTGATTTCGGTAACCCGATGGTGCTGGGTGGCAGTCACGGCGTGCTCTCAACCGAAATCTTCTTCTCCGTGGTTGGCGCACAGAACGACCCGAGCCGCGCGGCGGTGCTGGCGATGATCCTGCTGGGCTTCACCCTGACGGCATTTCTGGTGCAGCGCGTCTGGCTCTCCGGCAAAAGCTTCGCCACCGTGACCGGCAAAGGCGACGGCGGCCGTCATGTGATGCTGCCGCGTCCGGTGCGCTACAGCGTCTATGGCATGGTGATCCCGTGGGGGCTCTTCACGCTGGTGATCTACGGCATGATCATGATTGGCGGCTTTGTGCAGTCGTGGGGGCTGAATAACAACCTGACGCTGGATCACTATATCCGCGCCTTCAGCATCAGCGTGAACCAGGGGCAACTGGTCTGGAGCGGCGTCGCCTGGAACTCCTTCTGGACCACGCTGGAGATTGCCCTGATCGCCGCGCCGCTCACCGCCATTGTGGGGCTGCTGACCGCCTGGCTGATTGTGCGGCAGAAGTTTGCGGGCCGTCAGACCTTTGAATTCATGCTGATGCTGAGCTTCGCCATTCCCGGCACGGTCATCGGCGTGAGTTATGTGATGGCCTATAACCTGCCGCCGCTGGAGATTACCGGCACCGCGATGATCCTGATCGCCTGCTTTGTGTTCCGTAATATGCCGGTTGGCGTGCGTGGCGGGATTGCAGCGATGAGCCAGCTGGATAAAAGCCTGGATGAAGCCTCGCTTACGCTGGGTGCCAACAGTTTCCGCACCCTGCGCAAAGTGGTGCTGCCGCTGCTGAAACCGGCGATCAGCGCCGCGCTGGTCTACGCCTTTGTGCGGGCCATTACCTCGATCAGCGCGGTGATTTTCCTGGTCAGCGCCCAGTACAACATGGCGACCTCTTACATTGTCGGGCTGGTAGAGAACGGTGAGTATGGCGTCGCGATTGCCTACTCCTCGGTTCTGATCGTGGTGATGCTGCTGGTCATTGGCCTGTTCCAGCTGCTGGTGGGCGAACGCCGCCTGCGCCGCGCAACCCAACCGGCGGTGATCGTTGCCGCACCCTCTGCATCCACTCTGACTCAGGAGAGAGCCGTATGA
- a CDS encoding ABC transporter substrate-binding protein, which yields MRYSSLLAAVIVCPMMPFAASAAGNLNMICSADVVVCEQMTTLFSQSHPDIKLSMVRLSAGEAYARIRSEARNPRTDIWWAGTGDPHMQAAEEGLTQAYKSPLLDQQQPWSQKVAEISGYRTVGVYAGALGWGYNTKLLAEKKLKVPACWADLLDPGFKGEIQIANPNSSGTAYNTLATLVQIMGEDKAFDYLKKLNANISQYTKSGSAPVKAAARGETTIGIVFMHDAVAMEVDGFPIKPVAPCEGTGYEIGSMSIIKGTRNLANAKAWYDWALSAEAQSHMKDAKSFQLPSNRKAEISEYAPRFENIKLIDYDFKTYGDSAKRKALLGRWDKEIGASAQ from the coding sequence ATGCGTTATTCCTCTCTGCTCGCTGCTGTCATTGTCTGCCCTATGATGCCGTTTGCTGCCTCGGCGGCCGGTAACCTGAATATGATCTGCTCTGCGGATGTGGTGGTGTGCGAACAGATGACCACGCTGTTCAGTCAGAGTCATCCTGATATCAAACTCAGTATGGTGCGGCTCTCTGCCGGTGAAGCCTATGCCCGTATCCGCAGTGAAGCACGCAATCCCCGTACCGATATCTGGTGGGCGGGCACCGGGGATCCGCACATGCAGGCCGCCGAAGAGGGCTTAACCCAGGCCTATAAATCCCCCTTGCTCGACCAGCAGCAGCCCTGGTCACAAAAAGTGGCGGAGATCTCCGGTTATCGCACCGTGGGCGTCTATGCCGGTGCGCTGGGCTGGGGCTACAACACTAAACTGCTGGCAGAGAAAAAGCTGAAAGTCCCGGCCTGCTGGGCTGATTTACTCGACCCCGGCTTTAAAGGCGAGATTCAGATCGCCAATCCCAATTCTTCCGGCACGGCCTATAACACCCTGGCGACGCTGGTGCAGATCATGGGTGAAGACAAAGCCTTCGATTACCTGAAGAAGCTCAACGCCAACATCTCGCAATATACCAAGTCCGGCTCGGCCCCGGTCAAAGCCGCCGCGCGTGGTGAAACCACCATCGGGATTGTCTTTATGCACGATGCCGTGGCGATGGAAGTGGATGGCTTCCCGATTAAGCCCGTCGCGCCCTGTGAAGGCACCGGCTATGAGATTGGTTCGATGTCGATCATCAAAGGGACACGCAATCTGGCAAACGCCAAAGCCTGGTATGACTGGGCGCTCAGCGCTGAGGCGCAGTCGCACATGAAAGACGCGAAATCGTTCCAGCTGCCCTCAAACCGCAAAGCGGAGATCTCTGAATACGCGCCGCGCTTCGAAAACATCAAGCTGATCGACTACGACTTCAAAACCTATGGCGACTCGGCAAAACGCAAAGCGCTGCTGGGCCGCTGGGATAAAGAGATTGGTGCCAGCGCGCAATAA
- a CDS encoding M24 family metallopeptidase, with protein MDANRYALEVIPSPPVFPGAASPVMSDETLHCRLAAIIQRMQQQQIAQLIIYADKEHGSNFEYLAGFIPRFEEALLVVNQQGELTYIMGNENLKLVPFARNPGRCLHAPLFSLPNQPMHGEQPLDQLLTKAGIVAGERTGLVGWKLLTGRMFDLPHFICTAAAQAAGGEAQLVNATGLFISPDNGARCVNGADEVAFYEAGANLASTAMLAALDSVQPGVTEKALGAQLNAEGQPNTVVTIAATGERFAHARLYPSDKRITEGDRLSLTTGYKGGLTSRAAYVVSDVDGLQCHVSDWLTRLAIPYYHAVVSWLEHLRIGITGGELYALIETVLPKAHYGWHLNPGHLVADEEWLSSSICPGSAVTLKSGMLLQNDIIPSVPGYGGCSIEDTVGLADAALRDELANAYPDVWQRMTQRKAYLTGVLKIRLPEEVILLSNTIGYLRPFLLDKRRALVRQ; from the coding sequence ATGGATGCCAATCGCTATGCCCTGGAAGTCATCCCGTCACCGCCTGTCTTTCCCGGCGCTGCCAGCCCGGTAATGTCTGATGAAACGCTGCATTGCCGTCTGGCTGCCATTATCCAGCGGATGCAGCAACAGCAGATTGCGCAGCTGATTATCTATGCCGACAAAGAGCACGGCAGCAATTTTGAATATCTGGCGGGATTTATTCCGCGCTTCGAAGAGGCGCTGCTGGTGGTGAATCAGCAGGGCGAGCTGACGTATATCATGGGTAATGAGAACCTTAAGCTGGTGCCTTTTGCCCGCAATCCCGGACGCTGTCTGCATGCGCCGCTCTTTTCGCTGCCCAATCAGCCCATGCACGGGGAGCAGCCGCTGGATCAGCTGTTAACCAAGGCCGGGATTGTGGCGGGGGAACGTACCGGACTGGTGGGCTGGAAGCTGCTTACCGGCAGAATGTTCGATCTGCCGCATTTCATCTGTACCGCAGCCGCTCAGGCGGCGGGAGGTGAAGCGCAGCTGGTTAACGCGACCGGATTGTTTATCTCGCCTGACAACGGGGCGCGCTGCGTTAACGGTGCCGATGAAGTGGCATTTTATGAGGCAGGCGCCAATCTGGCGTCAACGGCAATGCTGGCTGCGCTGGATAGCGTGCAGCCGGGCGTTACGGAGAAGGCGTTGGGCGCTCAGCTGAATGCAGAAGGGCAGCCGAACACGGTGGTGACGATTGCCGCGACCGGCGAACGTTTCGCCCATGCCCGGCTTTATCCCTCAGATAAACGGATTACAGAGGGCGACAGACTCTCGCTCACCACCGGCTACAAAGGCGGGCTGACCAGCCGTGCCGCCTATGTCGTCAGTGATGTCGATGGGTTACAGTGTCACGTTTCCGACTGGTTAACCCGTCTGGCGATCCCCTATTATCACGCGGTCGTCAGCTGGCTGGAGCATTTACGAATCGGCATCACCGGTGGCGAACTCTATGCGCTGATCGAAACGGTGCTGCCCAAAGCGCACTATGGCTGGCATCTTAATCCGGGGCATCTTGTCGCGGACGAAGAATGGCTGAGCTCGTCCATCTGTCCCGGTTCAGCCGTGACACTGAAGAGCGGTATGCTGCTGCAGAACGATATCATCCCGTCGGTGCCGGGTTATGGCGGCTGCAGTATCGAGGATACGGTCGGGCTGGCCGATGCGGCACTACGTGATGAACTGGCAAACGCGTATCCGGATGTCTGGCAGCGCATGACGCAACGCAAAGCGTATCTGACCGGGGTGCTGAAAATCCGGTTGCCGGAAGAGGTGATTTTGCTCTCGAACACGATAGGGTATCTGCGCCCTTTTTTACTGGATAAGCGCCGTGCGCTGGTACGTCAGTAG
- a CDS encoding ABC transporter ATP-binding protein, whose translation MTTINAGSVVFEHVAKRFAGFTAVPDLSLTVEPGTLVTLLGPSGCGKTTTLRLLAGLEHPTSGRILIGGKDVTHLPANERDVAMVFQSYALFPHMNAIDNILYGLLSSGMNKREAQDRAREGLKLVGLENQGQRLPSELSGGQQQRIAVARALVLEPQVLLLDEPLSNLDERLRRRVRTDIRDLQQRLGFTAVYVTHDQEEALAVSDKIIVMKEGDIAQQGAPETLYHSPNSVFIADFMGEANILPCEVEQADADDALVRLGNQRFRVRGAGAKTGSAQLAVRPQFITLSGDGQGALQGEVIHSTWLGDHIEYEVATELGALFIIDPQMEQRMPLATTVGVNFKPQGLALIAR comes from the coding sequence ATGACGACCATTAACGCCGGATCGGTGGTGTTTGAACATGTCGCGAAGCGTTTTGCTGGTTTTACTGCGGTGCCGGATCTGTCGCTCACCGTGGAGCCGGGTACGCTGGTGACGCTGCTCGGTCCGTCCGGCTGCGGCAAGACCACCACGCTGCGGCTGCTGGCCGGGCTGGAGCATCCCACCTCAGGACGGATTCTGATTGGCGGCAAAGATGTGACTCATCTGCCGGCCAACGAACGTGACGTGGCGATGGTGTTTCAGTCCTATGCGCTGTTTCCCCATATGAACGCCATCGACAACATTCTTTACGGGCTGCTCTCCTCAGGCATGAACAAACGCGAGGCGCAGGACAGGGCGCGCGAGGGGCTGAAGCTGGTGGGGCTGGAGAATCAGGGTCAGCGGCTGCCATCCGAACTTTCCGGCGGACAGCAGCAGCGTATTGCGGTGGCACGCGCGCTGGTGCTGGAGCCGCAGGTGCTGCTGCTCGATGAGCCACTGTCGAACCTCGATGAGCGTCTGCGCCGTCGGGTGCGCACCGATATTCGCGATCTGCAGCAGCGGCTCGGCTTTACCGCCGTCTACGTGACCCATGACCAGGAGGAAGCGCTGGCGGTCTCCGATAAGATTATTGTCATGAAAGAGGGGGATATTGCTCAGCAGGGCGCGCCGGAGACGCTTTACCACTCGCCCAACTCGGTCTTCATCGCCGACTTTATGGGAGAGGCGAACATTCTGCCCTGTGAAGTGGAACAGGCGGATGCGGATGACGCGCTGGTCCGTCTGGGTAATCAGCGCTTCCGGGTGCGGGGGGCGGGCGCAAAAACCGGCAGTGCCCAGCTGGCGGTACGGCCGCAGTTTATTACCCTGTCCGGCGACGGCCAGGGCGCGTTGCAGGGTGAAGTGATTCACAGTACCTGGCTGGGTGATCATATCGAATATGAAGTCGCTACCGAACTGGGCGCGCTGTTCATTATCGATCCGCAGATGGAACAGCGTATGCCGCTCGCCACCACGGTCGGCGTTAACTTTAAGCCGCAGGGCCTTGCCCTGATTGCCCGTTAA